The Lachnospiraceae bacterium genome has a window encoding:
- a CDS encoding bifunctional (p)ppGpp synthetase/guanosine-3',5'-bis(diphosphate) 3'-pyrophosphohydrolase, with protein MTGKALDEIRLQYPEVNQAFWYAVRAHRGQYRKDGKTPYIVHPVEVAEIVTTLTQDPDVIAAALLHDVVEDTLVTMPDLVRAFGAHVAGLVEEETEDKREQQPPEETWEMRKQEMVMKIGAAGKEAKMISLSDKLSNLRSIKNGIEESGDEFWMCFHQSDKEKQAWFYRAMGQQYVSLKKTEAGQQYEKLLKEIFG; from the coding sequence ATGACAGGAAAGGCACTCGATGAAATCAGACTGCAGTATCCGGAAGTTAATCAGGCATTTTGGTATGCGGTCAGAGCTCATAGGGGGCAGTATAGAAAGGATGGAAAGACTCCATATATTGTGCATCCTGTAGAGGTAGCAGAGATTGTAACGACGCTTACACAGGATCCGGATGTGATTGCCGCTGCGCTGCTTCATGATGTGGTAGAGGATACACTGGTTACGATGCCGGATCTGGTGCGGGCATTTGGCGCACATGTGGCGGGACTGGTTGAGGAGGAGACGGAGGACAAGCGAGAGCAGCAGCCGCCCGAGGAGACATGGGAAATGCGCAAGCAGGAAATGGTGATGAAAATTGGAGCGGCTGGGAAAGAAGCCAAGATGATTTCTTTGTCCGATAAATTATCGAATTTACGCTCAATTAAGAATGGAATTGAGGAGAGCGGTGATGAGTTTTGGATGTGTTTCCATCAGTCTGATAAAGAAAAACAGGCATGGTTTTATCGCGCGATGGGACAGCAATACGTCAGTCTTAAAAAGACAGAGGCAGGGCAGCAGTATGAAAAGCTGCTGAAAGAGATCTTTGGCTAG
- a CDS encoding helix-turn-helix transcriptional regulator has translation MAIELHLKEILKDRNMTSKELCAKIGITEANLSILRSGKAKGVRFTTINKICYYLHCEVGDILKFDGRLEEEDEV, from the coding sequence ATGGCGATTGAGCTGCATCTTAAGGAGATATTAAAGGACCGGAATATGACATCAAAAGAGCTTTGCGCCAAAATCGGCATCACCGAAGCCAATCTCTCGATCCTGCGAAGCGGCAAAGCAAAGGGCGTACGATTTACCACGATCAACAAAATTTGCTACTACCTGCACTGTGAGGTGGGAGATATTTTAAAATTTGACGGAAGACTGGAGGAAGAAGATGAAGTATAA
- a CDS encoding S1 RNA-binding domain-containing protein — MSIEVGAVLKGKVTGIQSFGAFVALEGENTQGLVHISEVSNTYVKDINEFLQVGQEVEVKVIKLDEASNKISLSMRALMPNPEGNKNAKKDSKEGAPRRRATNKKRGGSAPVSYKSDPDEAGYTLLADKLKDLGL, encoded by the coding sequence ATGAGTATTGAAGTTGGTGCAGTTTTAAAAGGTAAAGTTACCGGTATTCAGTCTTTTGGTGCTTTTGTCGCTCTTGAGGGTGAAAATACACAGGGTCTGGTTCATATTTCTGAGGTGTCCAACACGTATGTAAAGGACATCAACGAATTCCTGCAGGTTGGGCAGGAGGTAGAAGTAAAGGTGATTAAGCTGGATGAAGCCAGCAATAAAATCTCTTTATCCATGCGCGCTCTGATGCCCAATCCCGAAGGCAATAAGAATGCCAAAAAAGATTCTAAAGAAGGCGCTCCCAGAAGACGTGCGACAAATAAGAAACGCGGCGGCAGCGCTCCTGTTTCTTATAAATCTGATCCGGATGAGGCTGGCTATACGCTTTTAGCTGATAAATTAAAAGATCTGGGTCTGTAA
- a CDS encoding TldD/PmbA family protein encodes MISKEEMQQVLDYAQAKGAEFSELFLEDRSDQEVQCAKQQIQGIKNLRIYGAGLRLLQGTQEVYTYSSEVSLRGLMTLAEEALALLAGGAESKGKGKALKRMEGVNPNPVRLEVNASGVQKKIRIAKAAERAATGAGVPLLSQRVVYSDTDQRVWIANSEGVLAADRRVSTRARVYYTVGDEKGGLYEWADFVKPCGMEAWETDEWELFIRERLRSSYASLKAEPLKSGNMPVVLEAGDCGALWHECCGHTLEAAAIAAGSSDFIGRLGQQVASSKVALIDDGTLPGLYGSSAFDDEGHPRQRNILIEKGVLKTYLCDRLHGQMIGMRSNGCGRRQDYTYAPTSRMSNTYLAPGTDDEEEMIRSLGEGLYVKRLGGGSGGQIFSLICREAYLIKNGQIDRPVRNCMITGNGMEVMKKIDRVGSKIETEYGSFCGAASGLVNVTSFQPRVRIAEMIVGGEG; translated from the coding sequence ATGATATCTAAAGAGGAAATGCAGCAGGTTTTAGACTATGCGCAGGCGAAGGGCGCGGAATTTAGCGAGCTGTTTTTGGAGGATCGGTCGGATCAGGAGGTGCAGTGCGCCAAGCAGCAGATTCAGGGAATTAAAAATCTGAGGATATATGGTGCAGGGCTGCGGCTTTTGCAGGGGACGCAGGAGGTGTATACCTACTCTAGTGAAGTGAGCCTGAGGGGCTTGATGACACTGGCAGAGGAAGCGCTGGCGCTGCTTGCAGGCGGGGCAGAGAGCAAGGGAAAGGGAAAAGCGCTGAAAAGGATGGAGGGAGTGAATCCGAATCCGGTACGGCTGGAGGTAAATGCCAGTGGTGTGCAAAAAAAGATCCGGATTGCAAAAGCAGCGGAGCGGGCAGCGACCGGTGCAGGCGTGCCGCTGCTCTCACAGCGGGTGGTCTATAGCGATACGGATCAGAGAGTATGGATTGCGAATAGCGAGGGGGTACTGGCGGCTGACCGGCGCGTCAGCACAAGAGCGAGGGTCTATTATACAGTGGGAGATGAAAAGGGAGGCCTGTATGAATGGGCTGATTTTGTAAAGCCCTGCGGGATGGAGGCCTGGGAGACGGATGAATGGGAGCTGTTTATCCGGGAGAGGTTAAGATCCAGCTATGCATCCCTGAAGGCAGAGCCGTTAAAATCAGGAAATATGCCGGTGGTTTTAGAGGCGGGAGATTGCGGAGCCTTATGGCATGAATGCTGCGGTCATACGCTGGAGGCCGCTGCAATTGCGGCCGGCAGCAGCGATTTTATTGGCAGGCTTGGCCAGCAGGTTGCGAGCAGCAAGGTGGCGCTGATTGACGATGGAACGCTGCCGGGGCTGTACGGCTCGTCAGCGTTTGATGATGAGGGCCATCCGCGCCAGCGTAATATACTGATTGAGAAGGGCGTGCTGAAAACGTATCTATGCGATCGGCTGCATGGGCAGATGATTGGGATGCGCAGCAATGGCTGCGGCCGGCGGCAAGATTATACCTATGCGCCTACCTCCCGCATGAGCAATACCTATCTGGCGCCCGGGACGGATGATGAGGAAGAGATGATCCGTTCGCTGGGGGAGGGGCTGTATGTGAAGCGGCTGGGCGGCGGCAGCGGCGGTCAGATCTTTTCGCTGATCTGCCGCGAGGCCTATTTGATTAAAAACGGACAGATTGACAGACCGGTTAGAAACTGCATGATTACGGGAAATGGCATGGAGGTTATGAAAAAAATCGATCGGGTCGGTTCAAAGATAGAGACAGAATACGGAAGTTTTTGCGGCGCGGCATCCGGACTGGTGAATGTTACTTCCTTTCAGCCGCGGGTGCGGATTGCAGAGATGATCGTAGGAGGAGAAGGCTGA